The Takifugu flavidus isolate HTHZ2018 unplaced genomic scaffold, ASM371156v2 ctg300, whole genome shotgun sequence genomic interval ggggaggaggaggaggaggagaaggggagggaaggaggagggggaggaggagggggaggaggaggagggaggagggaggaggaggaggggggaggaagagagggggaggaggaggaggaggaggaagaggaggagggggaggaggaaggaggaggagggggaggagggggaggagagcagggggaggaggaggaggaggaagaggaggaggagggggaggaagagcagggggaggaggaggaggaggaagagggggagaaggaggaggaggaagagtcagAGCAGGCCAGCCATCAACAGCAGCTCAAAGCTCTCGCTCTTTTACCACAAGTCTGCTTCTCTCTGCAGTCGGCTGAAGAAAGACTTCGCTTCCGCTTGCGGTTGAacgctggaggagcaggtttgATCCTGGGGGGGCCGACCTGAGGTCCTGAGGGGGAGCAGCACAGGACGGGCTGAGGACCTGGAACCACAGAGGGCgttaagcacacacacactggagcgACACACACTCGCAGACACACCTGTCCTTCTGTGTGGAGCAGCGTCTTTGCTCTGCAGCGCCCCCCGAGGTGAAATGTACCGGACCGACGTCTCCTCCAGGTACTTGTCAACAGGGTCTGGGCAAACTGGGGCGGAAGAAAAGCACTTTCACTTCAGTCCTGGAGGAAACGTTCACAACAGCGCGAGCCCATTTGGTGTGAGCGAGGTGAGCGCAGCGCAGCGCCACCTAACGGCGAGGCGCGGTAGCTCCGCCCTCCTCCCCGCGCCCGCTCGGCCCGTTCCTGCAGAATTCCGCTGCTTTTTCTCATCCTCCCTCTGATTTTGACTCTGTGcggctgtttttcttctttgtttgcttAGCAGACAAACTTGAGATGCGctactgccacctactggacgGAGAGCTGCCTCACGCCATCGTCCTCAAAGACGGCGACAGGAAACTAATAAATGGGACTAAAAATGACTTGATGACTGTTTTGACCTCGTCTTTTTAGCGCATCTCAAGCTTCGGTTCTTGCACCTGGCTTCAGATAAGAACCCGTAAAAGTGCTCCTGTACTCACCAGCCTGCCGTTTCCTGAGGGTCACATAAGGCAGCAGGTCGTGGCGGGTGATGATCCGTAGAAGTTGGAGAATGTGTCGGAAGTTGGTCTCGTCACAACGGCCCTGCCGTTCTAGGGCCAGCAGAAAATCCTTCCCGCTACGAATACCACCGCGCTCGTACTCATCGATCACATCGACGAAGAGGAAGGACAGAACGCGGATGTCTCGATGCGTCAGGTGGGCCCCGACAATGGTGAACATTTGGTGGAGTGAGTACAGGCCGTGGGAGttgtctgctgcttcctctggccACGGCTCAGAGCGACCATCTCCCCGGGCCAAGGTCCTGTTgacccctccacctccagaaCAACCCGGGCGGTCGGTCAAAACCTGATGGTCCGCTGGTCCCACTGCCCCCGGAGTGGAGTCCAGCTGACTGGGCTGAATGTGAGGATGGACCTGCTGGGCAGAGGAGTTCTGGGCCATGTGAGGGGAAGCAGCAGCATGGGGGGGCTGTGGCTGCTGGGATGTCATCTCAAGGGGGGCGAGCGATACCAGAATCCCCGCTACTCCTGCTGCCTTGATCTGCTTCAACACAAAAGCTGTGAAGAGAGTTGGGACATCATTTAACGATCTGAAGTTTCTCCATCAAACGTGCGCTTTGTTTCATTCTGTCCTAATTCTTGGTTACATTTTTACCCAATTTTACAATTATAATAGCTTTAACGATCTTTCCCGTGTCGCAAAGAAATTCCTGATCAGCTAATTCCTATTGTTTCTAATCTGGTGAACTTTGGCCTTTTCCATGGAAGACACTGATATGTCCtgaaagatgatgatgatgatgatggtggtgtatCAGGCCAACGGTGAATGACAAGCAGGAGTGATGACAGCACATGTGGATGAGCCACACCGGTGTTAGCATCAGGAGGACGCTCCTCCAGGTGTAGCTATCGGAAGGCTAGCAGCTAACATCAGCACACTCTGGAGGAACTCCTCTACAACATCACGGGTTGTCTATCATTCTAAGGTAGATGGAATAATCGAAGACAGAATACATCATTGGTTCAACTATTTACCAGGATGCAAAACAAGCAAACGTTGAGTTAAAGGAG includes:
- the dedd gene encoding death effector domain-containing protein; translation: MTSQQPQPPHAAASPHMAQNSSAQQVHPHIQPSQLDSTPGAVGPADHQVLTDRPGCSGGGGVNRTLARGDGRSEPWPEEAADNSHGLYSLHQMFTIVGAHLTHRDIRVLSFLFVDVIDEYERGGIRSGKDFLLALERQGRCDETNFRHILQLLRIITRHDLLPYVTLRKRQAVCPDPVDKYLEETSVRYISPRGALQSKDAAPHRRTGPQPVLCCSPSGPQVGPPRIKPAPPAFNRKRKRSLSSADCREKQTCDIRLRVRAEYCQHNSALQGNVFSNKQEVLERQFERFNQANTILKSRDLGSIICDIKFSELTYLDAFWRDYINGSLLEALKGVFITDSLKQAVGHEAIKLLVNVDEEDYQAGRRKLLRNLVMGGGNLAGAGKDS